The following nucleotide sequence is from Aptenodytes patagonicus chromosome 6, bAptPat1.pri.cur, whole genome shotgun sequence.
aaatactttctcccATGTGAAGAATATTTATTATCAAACAAagactggggaggggagagggaaacacATAATGAAGTACAAGCATCTTCCTATCcttattttgaaagtaaattaaCAATATAGAATAACAAGAAACTGTTGGTGCAGGTGGGTGgcaatttttaatgaaatgtggCATTTGCCAAGATGCAGTTTATGAAAGAAATTAGGGGAGAGAAGTTATTGCAGTTAGAGTTAGCGAGTTAGTGCCCAGTGATGCGGTAGTGTTGTTGGTGACAAATATTTATGATTCCTTCCATTCCTTAAATATAGCTGTTATCTTTAATGATATGCTTAGACAGACCAAGGCATATCATCTCCCCAGAGCTGGGAGAGACTAACAGCAAAAAGACGACTGTCTTACAAACCAGGTCCATTTCTGGACCTGCTTCAGAAACAGTTATTTCACACTATTTGTACTTAAAATATATAGCTTTGGTATCTTTCATGCTATTACAAATGTTTCTTAGGTGCTGGTATCAGGTGAACAAGACAAATATTcaggtatttttaattcttaatagATTATTTAATAATCCCATAGCATACAGCAAATAATTGAGAACAACAGAAATTTAAGTAAAATTTTCTTATAGAAAAAGCTACAAACAAGTTTACAAATATAGCCTTAAAAATCCCTCACAAATGATGGCAGCTTTCAATTCACTTACAAGTCAAGACATTCATCAAGATGGGGGTTTCTGACCTCCTGACTTAAAGCCTTGCTTTGGGCTTGGctattttcaattttctgttttacataTGCAACAGGAGCATACGCATCTTTAGTCCatctaaaaagaaagagaagcaatCAAAGCTTCTCATTATCCATTACTGGAAGttaaaaaaacttcttaaaaagcaGCATCTGTCACCCAGGAAATTTAATCTTTCTTAAGACATTAAACATTTAGATGGCTGTTTTTTCAGCCTCAAAGCATAGGCATAGAAAATAGCAATCCCACATATGAGTGACAACAAATCCACCCCCAGACATCTCCAGACATTTAATGATCTTTTATTTACGTTagtaagaaaaacagtaaaaaccTATAGCATAAAAAGTCTACTACATACAATAGAAGAACAATGCAAAATTCCTctcatttaaaacagaagcatCTACATAGCTTGATGCTGAAAAGAGCTACTGAACGATTCTCCTCTGCATCTGGATGATGGCATTGAAACCCAGAATTAATAACAAAACTAATAGATAAGTGTGTCATTTAAAAACTTTCCAGGTATGCTCAGCGTAAATGAGCAATCATATATTACTAACCGCACATTGGCGCATTCCACAGTAAAGCATTCATAGCAATTTAAGATGTTAGCTATACAGCAACCCTTGCAAGAAAAGAATGCATTTTCCAACATGTAACGAGTCAGCTCTACAATCCAGTTCTCAGCCCTTAGTCTTCCAGCAGATAGTTTGGGTTGACAACCAGGTATGGATCTTCATCAAAAGTCTCCTCTTCTCTGGATCCTCTCAGTCCTGACTGGGACAGTTCTATCAGAATGTGGTCCTGCAACAGACAAAAACTTGTATTCAAACGAGAACTTTTTGAAAGGCATCTCCTTTTTATACTGGTAGCACCTTTTACTGAGGAATTATTTAAGCCTCTTAATTGTGAACTCCCTCTTTAACAGGTTCTTAGTTTTAACAATTACGTTCAGTAGAAATCTCTTATATGTTGTATGCTTTCTGGGAACACTTCAATCTAGTGGTTTTGTACCTTTAGGAGTgagaagtattttatattttcatacttTTTCCTCCAAACTGCCCTAGTGCCCCCATGCCTTAAAACTATCCATTGAATAAAGTgttgtttgtatttctgtatcCTAATGTGTAACTAACActatagaaatacagaaaaatatcacTTACACTTCTATAGGGAGATAATATGGTGCTTTGAACTTTTACTTATACACATCTctaatttatttcagtgttttctctataattatttttaacaggtaTTAAATAAAGAAGGCATTTATACTGCATCAGTCAATAACACGGAAGCACAAAACATTTCTCAAATTAGGaatgtattcttttaaaaatgaatcattGCACTATATAAGTTAAACCCCTTTTTCACTATCCACACATTTCTATACATACGTAATGCGTAAGTCGGTGAATGACTCTCTCTATgatcttctttttatttattagttcTTCTTCAGATTCTATTTCAGATTCAATTTCCTTTAGATACCAATTAATAAGTTCACTCTTCTTTAATGATGAATCATcctcttctgcaaagaaaataatttgcataaacACAGCAGTAATAAGATACCATTCAAACCGTAAGAGAAAAGGATTTCTATGTTAACATTTACAACGCTGAAGAGAGAAACATGCTTTTTAAGATGTTTAAGAAACATCagactttcttctgtttcttaaatCATCATGTTTTGTACAGGAGACTGTTGTATCATGGTTTAATTAGAGATATTTAGATTGAGAATTGAAGCTTTCAGTTCTATACATCCAAGTGGCTTACAAATTAAATGAGCAGCCTAGCAACACATCAGCCTTCAGCttcaagaaaaagcagttgtAAGGACTTGTACAACATTCCTCTAAGTAAGGGCAAAAGAAAATCACTGTCACACAAAGCTGAAGAAGTCATCCTTCTACATATACTCAACATTTTGAACAGACACTGTAGTCTCCACACCCTTCCAAAAACTTCATCGCATTGGTGTATGCTATGAGACAACTGCTGCATTTCATTACAGGAGTAGCCTCACtgcaactgaaatatttcatctcCCCAAGAAATGATGCAGCCATTTGGCGCATACTGGTTAAGTATATACTTTAGGCTGTGGTTGCTGGCATACATTAAAGCTCTTGCTAcagttttcattgctgctgaCTCTTCTATAGCCAGGTTAAACTAGCATATGCTACAAATCCCTTTCTGGATCTGCTCTGTTGACATGCTCCTCGACTTAGCAAATTTTCACAAATGACTAAGACACCAGAGCTAGAAAGTCCAAGAAGTCATATTTGTATCATCAGATGTAGTATTTAGCATGTGTACAGGTTCACACCTGACCTAACAAGTTTGGTGTCTCAGCAGGAGTGAAAATCCCAAGTGCAACAGCATGAGATGTAGTAACAGCTGCTCCCTGAACTCAGGATCTGCCATCTTCTAATAAACAAATTCTtaccttcctctgctttcctgagGTGCAGCACCAGGAGATTAGAAATTCGTCGATACTCAGAGAAGCCCAGTCTAAGAGAAGCTTTGGGTGCAGCATCCTTGTTCGTGTCCTCAGAATGGCCATTGATCCCATTCACAAGACCATTGACCCCAGCCGGAGCTTCTGCCTGACCTGTTTGGATACATGCCCAGGTTTAAATCTGTAACTTTCTGTAACAGTCTTTTAACTGTTTAATACTCTGAGCCACTGAAAAGTGTTGCATTGACCAACCAGGTGAGTGGACCCACAAGGAGGCTGAAGAAGTAAGGGAGTTAAGAACAGGAGTCAAGATTCTTAGACCTTATTAGGTGAGAAATAGGTGAGAAACTGAAGAGAAGCATGTACTCAAACAAGATAAGCTGTAAAGGCTGGAAGTACTTTCCCTTTGAAAAAATTCTCTACAAGTAATTTACCATTGACTCCATCTTGGTCCTCTTGATCCTCCATTTGCTGTTCATCATCCTGGTCTAAATTGATGTCAGGAGTCTCAACTCGAATGATGGACTTATTTAAAAGCCTGAAAGCTTCCTTCACGTGTTTTGGGTGAACCTGGGGAAGATTTGAAAAAGCATGTATTAAATAAGCATGGTGGCTCTTCTAgtgttaaaagctttttttcccaatagCTCCAGAAACTCACCTCTGACTCTGACGAAGGGTCTTTCTACCCATCTCACCTGATTAATCCTAAGCAGTAAAGACTCTGCAAGTCAAATTATATCCCACTACAAGTACTCTGAGTTCACACAAGGTTATGGAGGGAATAAGCAGCCTGATGAATCTTTCAGGCTTTAGTGATCATGTGGAGTCAATAAATTTTTACTTAAGCCAAGAACATTTTGAAGAAAGATCAGTGGAgcaagaaacatgaaagaaatgggtctgaacagaaacaatatggggaaaaaaaaaaaagatgtaattaatGAGACTCTCTTCcggaactgaaaaacaaaaactggaaaaatcacCTCCAGCTGAGCCATAAGCTAAAAGCTATGTTTCTTTATAAgctaaatttaattaaaaagaacccAATGGGTGTCCTTCTTACACAACCAGTGAGCAAGTTTCTATTACTGCATGTGTCACATAACCCCTAATCAACATTTCAAAAGGCCTGCTGAGTTTTAAAGCAGGGACTAGATGGGTAGTAGTCATACTACAGCTAATAGCCATAACACAATAAACATTTCAACACTGGTTGATGTGAGGAGGAGCTCAGATCACAAATACAGGTACTCTTAGGGAGGTTCAGATACTTTGATGAACTTTGGCTTTTTAGATTGCAGATGGAAGAGAGCTGTGAGAGATTACAAACTATGCAAGATGAGGAGAGACACTACCAACAGCCCTGGCTGATACTAATAGATGATTGTTCTTCCTATTTGTCATGATTTGACAGGTAACAGGCTGAGAGTGCTGATACAACTGTAATGCAAAAACATGCATGTTCTCAGTGTGGACCAGCTGATCTCGGTTTCACAAGACATACcttaaaaacagtatttctggcACACAAATTCAGACCGAGTATGACCACATCACAGGTGAACACATGATCCAAGCTCTCCTTCTCACCCACAGGATTTAAATATGTACAATACCATAGTCAAATAGCAAAGCCAGAACTCCCACAAcatttatataaacatttatacAAACTTTCATCAAAAACCTGATACCTCATCACAGCAGTGCATACGGGCCATAGCTTCAGACAGCCGAATCATGCTTTCCAACTGTCGCACCGTGATTCTCCAGGATGACTTTGTCACTCCAGAGCCATCACGCTGCCGTAGTCGTTTATATTGCTCCACTATAAAGTCCTCAGACTCCTTAGATATCTTTGTGACATAAGACAGCATGACAGTTTACCATGTTAAAAGTATTAAAGTTTTTTATTCTTGCATTAGATTGGCAGTTCCCAGACTTTTCTGTACTAGCTACTGCTTTTCTCTGAGATATTCTATGCTATACACACACTATACATAAATATAATGACAATCGTACGATGTTAAAATTATATTGTAATAATGATTACAGTAACAATGATATTAAAATAAGTACATTGACACATTAATTATTTTACAACAGATTTTTGatcatttctatttttctgttccaCCGACTTGCTTCCAGGCATAATTCATGTCTGTCTCTGCTGGACTGTTCTATGTTTATTTACCCTTCATTCTGcacgcaaacacacacacaagcatacacTCCATATACTAACACTGACTACATCTTTGTGTACATGCTTTTTAGCCTGAGTCTATCTGCACATACACAGATAACTCCCCACCACATGGAAATGAAATGGGAGTTTTCAAAACTCTGTAAGGGATGGTGTCCTCTTCTTCCATTTGAGAAGAACTACATtagaagaagaactgaaaaatctaACACACAGCCCATCCAAGCTGCTAGTTGGATAGACCACAAAAATTTGTACTTAGAGCAGTTTCCCATGTTCTGTATTTTaccacaaagaaagcaaagaaatatcccttttaaaataaagacaaacaaaCTGTTTGATTAAGCAGTAAgtcaataaaatacaaaaatctcTGCAGCAGCCACGTTGAATAACCCATGCCCTTGAGGTATGAGAAAGCTATGAAATGACCCCTCAGTTGTTCTAGACAGAGGTTAAGAACTGCCACCAAAGCAGTTAAGACTACTGATTATAACAGTctcagctgggctggctgggtttctggagttaaaaaaaaaaaaaaaaaaaaaaaaagagtacatgGCTCCAAATATGCTATGTTTCTAGATAATAACTGAGTTTATTACTCCTTTCTTGAGAGAACACTACACTAAGTGTCTTTGCATTTGCCGGAAAAAAGCATGCTACAGGGTGACTGTTCCTTTGGACCTCCTCATACAGAACAACTTACACAGGAAAGTAGAATTACCTTTGGTTTAAACTGTCTTGCAAACAGCAGGTACCTTCTGATATCATCTAATGAATAGACACGATCAACAGATTCTTCTACTCTGGAATGAAGATCCACTATGCGTCTGGCAATGGCGTAATCTGTAACCTGGGATATTATTGCTGTGTCAGATCACTTTCACAACATCAGCCAAATATGAAAACAACAGCTATATTCTTCCTTCCCATTACCCTCCCTCACTTGCACTCCTTGTGGCAGAGCTAGTCCTTCCAGAAGCCAGACTCTCTGCCAGAAGATCCAGGAGAATGCCCTGGAGGTTTTTAATACAAGGAAACATAGCAGAGAAGGGATAAAAGGCAATTTTAGGATTTATAACCTCTTGGAACTCTCCTGGGTTACAAGTTAGCCATAGAacaggcagaaagcagcactTCGCAGCGTGGgaactgctttcttccttttcagcctACTCTGTCTCTTTCATCAGTCCCTTCTCAATTAGATAATCACTCTGAGCAAAACCGTGGAGAGAATAGCGCTGAACCAACATTAATCTCTCTACCTCATGCGTTCCCAAGGCGAATGCCACATAGACAGGTGGTAGCAGTCTTAGCCTTAGTGACCAGCGATTTGTAAAAATGACTAATGGTGTTAAGTTTGCAGGTCAAATCACTACAAGATGAAAAGGCAGTATCCTTGTATTCAGCAGAGCATGTTCAAATTTGTACTGCCAGCTTTTAACTTcgcagagagagaagaaaagcagaagcaagacaCTCTCATGAGATCAGCTTCACCTAAAATtgcagagggccaccaagatggtcagagGGCAGGAGCACATgatgtatgaggagaggctgaaagagctgggtcTGTTCAGCTTGAAAAGAAAGCAACTGCCTCATTGGCGAGTATAGATGTGATGGAGCCAGGTTGTTCTTAGAAGTACAGATTGACAAGCGGCAACCAACACAAACTGAACCAtgagaaattctgattagatataaaggttattattattttttaaacacgtGAGAGTTGGCAAGCATTGCAGCAGACGCCTAGAGAGGCtgcagaatctccatccttggagatactcaaaactcaccTGGTCAAGGTCTTGGCAACCTGTTCTCAATGATCTGCTTTGAGCGTAAGATtagactagagacctccagaggtcttttCTGACATAAATTATTCTACAATTCCTTAAAATTACCTCATTACATTCATCCACAAGGATGAAGAAGAGATCAAAGCGAGACATGATGGGAGCTGACAGGTTTATATTCTGTTTCAGTGACTTGGATCTGTCATAGCGCCCGCCAACTGGGTTTGCTGCAGCCAAAATGGAGGTCCTGGCATTCAGAGTAGcctgacaatgaaaaaaaaacccaaaaccttttaaaaaaaagaagattggTATCTGTGACCACTTACTAAACCAACTCCTGGCAATTCAAATGGGTCAGCACAACACCTTTTAGATGGGAGTTTCAATGGAGGTGTTAAAACAATCACTCCTCCAAAGAGCCCAACCTCTTCTAACCAGCCCTTTCTAACCAGGTCTCTGCCCCAAGACACAGTTTGATGAATCAATATTTTAACATGGTCACACTCTTGCCAACAATACTGAAACAAGCCCTTAAAACTGCTTTTCACAACACCCTGTTTTTAACAGAGCAAATACACACTTTACttctacaaacacacacaaaactatACCCTCTTTTGGGGTTGCTTCAAGGTTAGGgttttcccattttctgtttcctgtccACTActatctcttttcttctttcagtaacATTTCTGATCTTTTTGGGGTATGTGGCACAGAAACTTTGCAGGCAAGTGATCTCTGTCCGGCCACAGtgaggcagctgcagagctgacacAAAAATCTGACAGACGACGCTAGATCAGTACATATAACAAACAGTCAGGCGATCGTACAGACTACACAACCAGAGGAATAGCACAAGCTACCTTTACTCCTGCTTTAGTAATGGATATAGTCTGCTGCTCCATTGCTTCATGAATGGCTACTTGATCCCGCACGTCCATTTTGTCAAATTCATCAATGCAACAGACCCCCTGCAGcggaagaataaaaaataaaaagtcaccCAAATTAAatcacttttggaaaaaaagtgtCATTAAGACAATTTGGGGCTCTTTGTCATTAATTAAAACCATTCCAGGGATGCAGGAACATCTCTAGTTCCTGGACTCACATTATCAGCCAGCATCAGTGCTCCAGCTTCAATGACAAATTCATGAGACTCTTCATCTTTTACAACAGCCGCTGTTAGACCAGCAGCACTGGAGGCTTTTCCGCTGGTATATACAGCACGAGGACTGAACTCATCCACATGCCTATGGAGAGAAGTAACAGTGAGGAACAAACTTAAAAAGTCAGATTAAAACCTGCAGAAACAAAATAACTGTAATGCAGTGCTGCTTTCAACCTCTCAGGCCAggacttttccttccttcaggaaGCAAGTAATATTTAGCTAGGCCCTCCCACCTCTAATGATGTTTGAGCAGGCCTTGGAAACTGATCCTTATCTAACTGCAGTCTATCACAGGTCTGTTATTCACCCGTGGTTACACCCgcagaaaaaataatccagacCTCCTCCCACAAGTTTTCTGCTGACTTCACAAGCTAACATAGCTCCTTACGGGTCAGGTAAATGTCAGCACAAGGGAACAAATGGCTTCATAGCAGGAAGCAGCGAGACTGACCACAGGCAGCCTAAGACAGATTTTGTGGTGCCTCTACATTTCTGAGTTGCAGTGTATGCTGCAAGGACCTCAGCTTCGTGGAGAACAATGCAGAGGTAAATGAATGGCATGATAAAATAAAACCATATTAAATAGAATTTCCAATAAAAAAACATTGTAATATAAGATGTAGcataaaacataattatttttcaggGCTAATAGTTGTCTATTTGTCCAAAGTGTTGGGACCTATCAATTTAGACTAAGCTAAaaataggggggggaaaaaaaaaaaaaaaaaaaatcattatttcatcTGTCTATGATATTTTAACATGTGCAataaattttgtctttttaatattaaatgtcttttgaaaatatttggaaattcaTACTTTCATAACTAcctaaagaacaaaaaaaagtcttaattcaTTCTTTGTTATTACCACAGGGGCTTGTTGAGTTTGCTTCAGCCCTGTTCAAATACTTCAACCACATCCAAACAATTCctggaaaatattcttaaatattttacttccctTTCCTCTGTTAACATAGAAAAGGCACAGTACACATTTATAGCTCTAGTCACACTGGACAATATTTAAATACTGAGTTTTAATGAGATGCTTACTTTAGAAATTGACTCTTGGCTGTACTTGGATCACCAACAACACAAACGTTGATGTCCCCACGCAATGAAGTGCCTTCTGAAGTGGTCTTAGGAACTCCTCCAAAAAGCATCAGCAGGACCCCACGTTTCACTTCATCATTACCTGTCCCAGAAAAGACATGCGActaaaaatccaaagaaaacaccacatttttcctatttaaaaaaaaacttcagcCCACTAGAATATTAGAGCATTTGGGCACATCTGCTCAGAATTTACCTATTTGCTAAACATCCACTAAAACTGCTTTTTTGTGCTTGATACAGTTTCAGGGAAGAATGAGTCAGAAAGCGGCTGAATTCCTTTATGTTACAGTGGCTCAGAGTATGGACCAAATTAGCTGATCAAACTTTTCAGACATAACCAACATAAGTCCTCAAACTAGCTCTGAGCCAGAAACAActgcaaacatacacacacacatgcatgcacaacAGCATACAAATATTTGGAACCCTTAAATCTTTTGAAGGAAGTCCATATAAAATAGAGCTTATATCCAACTGTCAGCTGTAGGGTTTAGTGGCAGATCACCCAGTAGCAAAACCAACCATTTTGACCAGTCTTGCAGGCCTTAATGATTAAACACAGCAAGTACTCAGGAAATAGATTCTCCTTTTCTAGCATAACCAGTGCTGGAGGGGAGAGTTTGTGGCAGTTGGCATAGGGCTTTCAAGCTTTCCCAAAATGGCACTACACGGACAGCaaaaagaattaatattttcacaaGTGAAATCTTCCCTCTCTGAGGCAACAACTGGACTCTTACCATGGATAGTGGGGAAGAGGCTGGTGCACAGATTATGGTAAAGGTTCTTATCTTGGCTCATTTCAAAAACCTTTTCCCACTCTTTCACAGACATTTGGTTTTTAATGCTTTCTGCAGTCTGTTCTTCATCTCGGAGCTCTTTTCCACCGaactaaaacaaatgaaatataaaaaaaaaattaaaagtaataaaagtaataaCACGGTCACTACTGAATGTGAGTACTGCAGACAGGAGGTTACAAAAACTTGCTCTGTAAGCTGAATGGGAGGAACACATTCAGAAAAGCTGACCTTAGGCTAAGGAAGCTCATCACCTTATACCTTTAAAAACCAATAGACAATTTCCTAGGGGGCAAAATCAATGGAGTGCAACTTCAGTTAGTGAGAAAAACCCAGGAGAGATGCTTGTCCAGAGATTAAAAAGAGAGTAA
It contains:
- the MCM6 gene encoding DNA replication licensing factor MCM6 produces the protein MDLAVAAGDAGAAQQHQQLRDEVAEKCQKLFQDFLEEFQNSDGEVKYLHDAEELIRPERNTLIVSFADLEQFNQQLSTTVQEEFYRVYPYLCRAVKTFARDHGNVPSNKDFYVAFQDLPTRHKIRELTSAKIGSLMRISGQVVRTHPVHPELVSGTFMCLDCQTVIKDVEQQFKYTQPNICRNPVCANRRRFLLDTNKSRFVDFQKVRIQETQAELPRGSIPRSVEVILRAEAVESAQAGDKCDFTGSLIVVPDVSQLSTPGVRAETGSRVSGTEGYETEGIRGLRALGVRELSYKLVFLACYVAPTNPRFGGKELRDEEQTAESIKNQMSVKEWEKVFEMSQDKNLYHNLCTSLFPTIHGNDEVKRGVLLMLFGGVPKTTSEGTSLRGDINVCVVGDPSTAKSQFLKHVDEFSPRAVYTSGKASSAAGLTAAVVKDEESHEFVIEAGALMLADNGVCCIDEFDKMDVRDQVAIHEAMEQQTISITKAGVKATLNARTSILAAANPVGGRYDRSKSLKQNINLSAPIMSRFDLFFILVDECNEVTDYAIARRIVDLHSRVEESVDRVYSLDDIRRYLLFARQFKPKISKESEDFIVEQYKRLRQRDGSGVTKSSWRITVRQLESMIRLSEAMARMHCCDEVHPKHVKEAFRLLNKSIIRVETPDINLDQDDEQQMEDQEDQDGVNGQAEAPAGVNGLVNGINGHSEDTNKDAAPKASLRLGFSEYRRISNLLVLHLRKAEEEEDDSSLKKSELINWYLKEIESEIESEEELINKKKIIERVIHRLTHYDHILIELSQSGLRGSREEETFDEDPYLVVNPNYLLED